The Ensifer adhaerens genome contains a region encoding:
- a CDS encoding OmpA family protein: protein MVQLRAFLLASAVLAVFTAPVMACDGLRLASEALNRADEAGTKVAADPVNMKGCSATEIALTRRIAALATFNRVAAAVGQGAKLETFEAELTAASRDAGGPWQILDALGDIKRERKDYDAAATSYQQALEDAANEELTPDWMAPDKAYIERLDRLASEMRLAATKPVKLVARGACKFSYRGVSIRKKATPVRYVFGTAEFTPEGLESARDLFECLKSAKPAAITLIGHTDPVGTPEANMALSLARAKALAQYLVDAGYPGTCTVVGRGEDEPFKPDDPTAYSEEMLHQLDRRVDVDVGK from the coding sequence ATGGTTCAGCTACGAGCATTTCTCCTCGCTTCGGCGGTTCTGGCGGTCTTCACCGCGCCGGTCATGGCCTGCGACGGTCTTCGCCTGGCCTCCGAGGCGCTGAACCGCGCCGACGAGGCCGGCACTAAGGTGGCGGCCGACCCCGTAAACATGAAGGGTTGCTCGGCGACCGAGATCGCGCTCACCCGGCGCATCGCGGCGCTCGCAACCTTCAACCGGGTTGCAGCGGCAGTGGGGCAAGGCGCGAAGCTTGAAACCTTCGAAGCGGAACTGACGGCCGCAAGCCGCGACGCCGGCGGCCCCTGGCAGATCCTCGATGCGCTCGGCGATATCAAGCGTGAGCGCAAGGATTACGACGCCGCGGCGACCTCCTATCAGCAAGCGCTGGAAGATGCGGCAAACGAGGAACTGACACCGGATTGGATGGCGCCGGACAAGGCCTACATCGAGCGGCTGGACCGCCTGGCTTCGGAAATGCGGCTCGCTGCAACCAAGCCGGTCAAGCTCGTCGCGCGCGGCGCCTGCAAGTTCTCCTATCGCGGTGTTTCGATCCGGAAAAAGGCGACGCCGGTGCGCTACGTCTTCGGCACGGCCGAGTTTACGCCCGAAGGCCTCGAGTCGGCCAGGGACCTGTTCGAGTGCCTGAAGTCGGCAAAGCCGGCCGCGATCACCCTGATCGGTCACACCGATCCGGTAGGTACCCCCGAGGCGAACATGGCGCTCTCGCTCGCCCGTGCAAAAGCGTTGGCTCAATACCTCGTCGACGCCGGTTATCCCGGCACCTGCACGGTTGTCGGCAGGGGCGAGGACGAACCGTTCAAACCCGATGATCCGACCGCCTATAGCGAGGAGATGTTGCACCAGCTCGACCGGCGCGTGGATGTGGATGTGGGGAAATGA
- a CDS encoding caspase family protein, which yields MTVLCRTLLAMSLLALPAAPAMASTSALVVGVDKYPHEVSLDGAVRDAQDVTQALKAADVAPIRQFINEQATKDAIRAAWGELVAAAERGDTIVFTYAGHGAQMPELVAGSEEDGLDEFLELPGFDRARAEETASEIIVDNELSAWFAEAEAKGIHVLFVSDSCYSGGMNRSISGKTRLAPMVRAKLPPPSKEALSGAKVRDVELSQVTILAASLESQPTPEVVIGGEPRGALSWSFARALEGAADRDGDGRISRVELEDYVFSNVKLQSEALQVPNFTPQLARSDKEIVLSLPRSAKVGVAPTVSGTKHALKSPRETGWTGNLPLSVVGDMPDLANIGGDGVPYRWEATSGVFYTPNGDVAAEHVAPKRLQGVVDKFILVDFLKALAAQSPGAVSLKPVKDIYFAGDRLNVEAPQGGYANMLVFNLANTGEAQLLDVQIAGSESHAFKLRDLEVVKPFGADHLVVIATNAPVDAIAAAFANSDLDAAALLRLLETRLEGSESTIAVQPLYTRGQGQ from the coding sequence ATGACAGTGCTGTGCAGAACCCTGCTTGCGATGAGCTTGCTCGCATTGCCGGCGGCCCCGGCGATGGCCTCGACCTCGGCGCTGGTCGTCGGGGTGGACAAGTATCCGCACGAAGTAAGCCTCGATGGTGCCGTCCGCGATGCGCAAGACGTCACGCAGGCGCTGAAGGCGGCGGATGTCGCCCCGATCCGCCAATTCATCAACGAACAGGCGACCAAGGATGCAATCCGTGCGGCCTGGGGCGAGCTTGTGGCGGCCGCTGAGCGCGGCGATACGATCGTCTTCACCTATGCCGGGCACGGTGCGCAGATGCCGGAGCTGGTCGCCGGCAGTGAGGAGGACGGGCTCGACGAATTCCTGGAGTTGCCGGGCTTCGACCGGGCGCGTGCTGAGGAGACGGCGAGCGAAATCATCGTCGACAACGAGCTCAGCGCCTGGTTCGCGGAGGCGGAAGCCAAGGGCATTCATGTCCTGTTCGTCTCCGACAGCTGTTATTCAGGCGGCATGAACCGCTCGATCTCCGGCAAGACGCGGCTGGCGCCGATGGTGCGCGCCAAGCTGCCGCCGCCATCCAAGGAGGCGCTGTCCGGCGCCAAGGTGAGGGACGTGGAGCTGTCGCAGGTGACGATCCTCGCCGCATCGCTCGAAAGCCAGCCGACCCCGGAAGTGGTTATCGGCGGCGAGCCCCGCGGCGCCCTGAGCTGGAGTTTTGCCCGTGCGTTGGAAGGCGCCGCCGATCGCGATGGCGACGGGCGGATTTCGCGGGTCGAACTCGAAGACTACGTGTTTTCCAACGTCAAGCTGCAGTCGGAAGCCCTGCAGGTGCCGAACTTCACGCCGCAACTGGCGCGCTCCGACAAGGAAATCGTGCTGTCCCTGCCGCGTAGCGCCAAGGTCGGCGTGGCGCCAACAGTGAGCGGCACGAAGCATGCACTGAAGTCGCCGCGCGAAACCGGATGGACGGGCAATTTGCCATTGAGCGTCGTCGGTGACATGCCTGATCTTGCCAATATCGGTGGCGACGGCGTGCCCTACCGGTGGGAGGCGACATCCGGTGTCTTCTATACGCCGAACGGGGACGTCGCCGCGGAACATGTCGCGCCCAAAAGGCTCCAGGGCGTGGTCGACAAATTCATCCTGGTGGATTTTCTGAAAGCACTTGCGGCGCAGAGCCCGGGAGCCGTTTCGCTGAAGCCCGTCAAGGACATCTACTTTGCCGGCGACCGCCTGAACGTCGAGGCGCCGCAGGGCGGCTATGCCAACATGCTGGTCTTCAACCTCGCCAATACCGGCGAAGCACAACTGCTCGACGTGCAGATTGCCGGCAGCGAAAGCCATGCCTTCAAGCTGCGTGACCTGGAGGTGGTCAAGCCCTTCGGTGCGGACCATCTGGTCGTCATCGCGACCAATGCGCCTGTCGACGCGATCGCGGCCGCCTTTGCCAATTCGGACCTCGACGCAGCGGCCTTGCTGCGCTTGCTCGAAACGCGCCTGGAAGGGAGTGAGAGTACGATCGCGGTTCAACCGCTTTACACGAGAGGTCAGGGCCAATGA